A genomic window from Scophthalmus maximus strain ysfricsl-2021 chromosome 17, ASM2237912v1, whole genome shotgun sequence includes:
- the LOC118288895 gene encoding uncharacterized protein LOC118288895 isoform X2 codes for MTPLSVLLLLQLCSFQLMVVAMPTCKLQANVVLKTHNLLRDLGAAFPVHCLQYNVNISFPDSAFPDATASHPQCRRALWVVYESLRGMQLILEQNDSPVGEGGVTWDEGILDNFQNLQHRLLEDGSCLSTVKGPDVFSSYFSNVTDVLQQQDSTVCGWMALRRDVLSVLKTALREHNSCFT; via the exons ATGACGCCCTTGtccgtccttcttcttctgcaactGTGCAGCTTCCAGCTGATGGTGGTTGCCATGCCGACCTGCAAGCTGCAGGCGAACGTGGTACTGAAGACGCACAACCTGCTCCGAGACCTG GGGGCGGCGTTTCCTGTCCACTGCCTGCAGTACAACGTCAACATCTCCTTCCCAGACTCCGCCTTCCCTGACGCCACAGCCAGTCACCCTCAG TGCCGACGGGCATTATGGGTAGTGTATGAGTCACTGCGGGGGATGCAACTAATTTTGGAGCAAAACGACTCACCTGTCGGAGAGGGCGGAGTCACGTGGGACGAAGGGATACTCGACAACTTCCAGAACCTGCAGCACCGGCTGCTGGAGGACGGGAGCTGT CTGTCCACAGTCAAAGGTCCAGATGTTTTCTCGTCTTACTTCAGTAACGTGACAGatgttttgcagcagcag GACAGCACCGTCTGTGGTTGGATGGCTCTGAGGAGAGACGTCCTCTCCGTCCTGAAGACCGCCCTGCGGGAACACAACAGCTGTTTCACTTGA
- the LOC118288895 gene encoding uncharacterized protein LOC118288895 isoform X1, translating to MTPLSVLLLLQLCSFQLMVVAMPTCKLQANVVLKTHNLLRDLGAAFPVHCLQYNVNISFPDSAFPDATASHPQCRRALWVVYESLRGMQLILEQNDSPVGEGGVTWDEGILDNFQNLQHRLLEDGSCVSMTRGSSGVSAGPGSGLSHIHSFINSFIHSNAPPPPPQLSTVKGPDVFSSYFSNVTDVLQQQDSTVCGWMALRRDVLSVLKTALREHNSCFT from the exons ATGACGCCCTTGtccgtccttcttcttctgcaactGTGCAGCTTCCAGCTGATGGTGGTTGCCATGCCGACCTGCAAGCTGCAGGCGAACGTGGTACTGAAGACGCACAACCTGCTCCGAGACCTG GGGGCGGCGTTTCCTGTCCACTGCCTGCAGTACAACGTCAACATCTCCTTCCCAGACTCCGCCTTCCCTGACGCCACAGCCAGTCACCCTCAG TGCCGACGGGCATTATGGGTAGTGTATGAGTCACTGCGGGGGATGCAACTAATTTTGGAGCAAAACGACTCACCTGTCGGAGAGGGCGGAGTCACGTGGGACGAAGGGATACTCGACAACTTCCAGAACCTGCAGCACCGGCTGCTGGAGGACGGGAGCTGTGTAAGTATGACCAGAGGTTCCTCAGGGGTCAGCGCTGGGCCCGGTTCAGGGCTgtcacacattcactcattcatcaattcattcattcattcaaacgcccctccccctcccccgcaGCTGTCCACAGTCAAAGGTCCAGATGTTTTCTCGTCTTACTTCAGTAACGTGACAGatgttttgcagcagcag GACAGCACCGTCTGTGGTTGGATGGCTCTGAGGAGAGACGTCCTCTCCGTCCTGAAGACCGCCCTGCGGGAACACAACAGCTGTTTCACTTGA